Proteins from a genomic interval of Onychostoma macrolepis isolate SWU-2019 chromosome 17, ASM1243209v1, whole genome shotgun sequence:
- the opn6b gene encoding opsin 6, group member b, translating into MDIHSVLPSNVTVYRVSNGGETAIGVYLVILGWLSWIGNGVVILLLTKQRKSLEPQDFLTLNLAISDASIAIFGYSRGILEVFDVLRDQGYLIKMFWTCKVDGFLILLFGLISINTLTAISVIRYIKGCQPQNAHHVNKRNICLVIAVVWLCSLFWAAAPLLGWGSYRARRYGTCEIDWMQALYSAPVKLYVISIFFFNFFVPLFVIVFTYVSIIRTVNSSHKSSRGGDISERQRKIERSITRVSLILCAAFLLAWSPYAVISMWSAWGYQIPPLNSILASLFAKSASFYNPFIYIGMSSKFRKDLQALFYCLRPTSAHRHNPPVPLARPGDVQLNVNGFKEDEPVDPNASENIQEGKAESPSESERQDRPLPESGKSVSPHGLRRKPSDSGRL; encoded by the exons ATGGACATCCACAGTGTTCTTCCCTCAAATGTCACAGTCTACCGAGTGTCGAATGGAGGAGAAACGGCTATTGGTGTCTATTTGGTGATACTAG gATGGCTTTCTTGGATTGGAAATGGGGTTGTAATATTACTTTTAACCAAGCAAAGAAAGTCTCTGGAACCACAGGATTTTTTGACTCTCAACCTTGCAATTTCTGACGCCAGCATTGCTATTTTTGGGTATTCTCGAGGAATCCTTGAAGTTTTTGATGTTCTCAGGGATCAAGGCTATCTTATAAAGATGTTTTGGACTTGCAAG GTGGACGGATTCCTAATCCTGCTCTTCGGTCTCATCAGCATCAACACACTGACAGCCATCAGTGTCATCCGCTACATCAAAGGTTGCCAGCCTCAGAATG CTCATCACGTCAACAAGCGTAATATCTGCTTGGTCATAGCTGTTGTCTGGCTGTGCTCTCTGTTCTGGGCTGCAGCTCCACTGCTAGGCTGGGGCAGTTACAGAG CTCGCAGGTATGGGACATGTGAAATCGACTGGATGCAAGCACTGTACTCTGCTCCGGTCAAGCTCTACGTCATCAGCATTTTCTTCTTCAACTTCTTTGTGCCACtatttgttatagtttttacgTATGTATCCATCATCCGAACTGTCAACTCCAGCCACAAGTCCAGTCGTGGAGGAGATATCAGCGAGAGGCAGAGAAAGATTGAACGCAGCATCACACGA GTCTCCCTCATTCTGTGTGCGGCCTTCCTGTTGGCCTGGTCCCCGTATGCAGTCATTTCCATGTGGTCCGCCTGGGGTTACCAAATACCCCCACTCAACAGCATCCTGGCCAGCCTCTTCGCCAAGTCAGCGAGTTTCTACAATCCGTTTATCTACATTGGCATGAGCTCTAAGTTCCGGAAGGACCTGCAGGCTCTGTTCTACTGCCTCAGACCCACATCTGCGCATAGGCACAACCCTCCTGTGCCATTGGCCCGGCCTGGTGATGTGCAGCTCAACGTCAACGGCTTTAAGGAGGATGAGCCGGTGGACCCTAATGCAAGTGAAAACATACAGGAGGGAAAGGCAGAGAGCCCTTCTGAATCGGAACGCCAGGACAGGCCTTTACCAGAGTCCGGCAAGAGTGTCAGTCCTCATGGGTTAAGAAGGAAACCCAGTGACTCTGGAAGACTTTAG
- the scfd1 gene encoding sec1 family domain-containing protein 1 isoform X2 gives MAASIREKQTAALKRMLNFNAPPLKNTTAEPVWKVLIYDRFGQDIISPLLSVKELRDMGITLHLLLHSDRDPIPDVPAIYFVMPTEENIDRICQDLRNQLYESYYLNFISAISRSKLEDIASAALAANAVNLVTKVFDQYLNFITLEDDMFILCNQNKEHISYHAINKPDIMDTDMEAIMDTIVDSLFCFFVTLGAVPIIRCPRGNAAEMVAVKLDKKLRENLRDARNSLFTGDTMGTGQFSFQRPLFVLADRNVDLATPLHHTWTYQALIHDVLDFHLNRVSVDESQGSEASPAGARPKKKNKKSYDLTGADKFWQKHKGSPFPEVAEAVQEELDTYRAQEDEVKRLKSIMGLEGEDDGAISMLSDNTAKLTSAVSSLPELLEKKRLIDLHTNVATAVLDHIKSRKLDVYFEYEEKLMSKSTLDKSLLDIISDPDAGTAEDKMRLFLIYYITSQQPPSEADLEQYKKALVDATCDLSSLNYIKQWKAFTKMAATPANYGSSGVKPMGLFSRVMNTGSQFVMEGVKNLVLKQHNLPVTRILDNLMEMKSNPCARKILYCQG, from the exons ATGGCGGCCTCCATCCGGGAAAAACAGACAG CTGCTCTGAAGCGAATGCTCAACTTCAATGCCCCACCATTGAAAAACACAACAGCTGAGCCGGTATGGAAG GTTCTTATTTACGATCGCTTCGGCCAAGACATTATATCTCCCCTGCTGTCTGTGAAAGAGTTACGGGACATGGGCATCACTCTGCACCT CTTGTTGCACTCAGATCGCGACCCCATTCCAGATGTTCCTGCCATTTACTTTGTAATGCCCACAGAGGAGAACATTGACAGGATATGTCAA GATCTCCGAAACCAACTATACGAGTCCTACTATTTGAACTTCATCTCTGCAATCTCCAGAAGCAAGTTGGAGGACATAGCAAGTGCTGCTCTAGCAGCTAATGCTGTAAACCTGGTGACCAAA GTATTTGATCAGTATTTGAACTTCATCACACTTGAAGATGATATGTTCATTCTCTGCAACCAAAACAAAGAACACATCTCCTACCACG CAATCAATAAACCAGATATCATGGACACAGACATGGAGGCCATAATGGACACAATAGTGGATAGTCTCTTCTGCTTTTTTGTCACTCTTG GTGCTGTCCCAATAATCCGATGTCCAAGAGGGAATGCTGCCGAAATGGTAGCCGTG aaactTGACAAGAAACTGAGAGAGAATCTGCGAGACGCTCGTAACAGCCTGTTCACCGGAGACACCATGGGCACTGGCCAGTTCAG TTTTCAGAGGCCACTGTTTGTTCTTGCCGATCGTAACGTGGATCTAGCGACTCCTCTCCACCACACATGGACGTATCAGGCTCTTATTCATGATGTGCTG GACTTCCACCTGAACCGGGTCAGTGTGGATGAGTCTCAAGGGTCAGAGGCCAGCCCAGCTGGAGCAcgaccaaaaaagaaaaacaagaagaGCTATGATCTGACTGGTGCTGACAAATTTTGGCAAAAACACAAAGGAAG TCCATTTCCTGAGGTTGCAGAAGCCGTACAGGAGGAACTAGATACATATCGAGCCCAAGAGGATGAGGTTAAACGCCTTAAGAGTATCATG GGCTTAGAAGGGGAAGATGACGGAGCCATTAGTATGTTGTCAGATAACACTGCCAAACTTACCTCAGCCGTCAG TTCTCTTCCTGAGCTCCTGGAAAAGAAGAGACTGATTGACCTCCACACCAACGTTGCCACAGCAGTTTTGGACCACATCAAG AGCCGTAAGCTTGATGTGTACTTCGAGTATGAGGAGAAACTCATGAGCAAATCCACACTCGATAAATCCCTGCTGGACATTATCAGTGATCCTGATG CTGGAACAGCAGAAGATAAGATGAGGCTGTTTCTGATCTACTACATCACTTCCCAGCAGCCCCCATCTGAG GCTGATCTTGAACAGTACAAGAAAGCCTTGGTTGATGCAACCTGCGACTTATCCTCACTTAACTACATTAAGCAGTGGAA AGCTTTCACCAAGATGGCTGCAACACCAGCCAATTACGGGAGCAGTGGAGTGAAACCAATGGG ACTGTTCTCGAGGGTGATGAACACTGGCTCCCAATTTGTGATGGAGGGGGTGAAAAATCTGGTCCTGAAGCAGCAT AACTTGCCGGTTACTCGCATCTTGGACAACTTGATGGAAATGAAGTCAAACCCG TGTGCACGCAAGATTCTGTATTGCCAAGGCTGA
- the scfd1 gene encoding sec1 family domain-containing protein 1 isoform X1: protein MAASIREKQTAALKRMLNFNAPPLKNTTAEPVWKVLIYDRFGQDIISPLLSVKELRDMGITLHLLLHSDRDPIPDVPAIYFVMPTEENIDRICQDLRNQLYESYYLNFISAISRSKLEDIASAALAANAVNLVTKVFDQYLNFITLEDDMFILCNQNKEHISYHAINKPDIMDTDMEAIMDTIVDSLFCFFVTLGAVPIIRCPRGNAAEMVAVKLDKKLRENLRDARNSLFTGDTMGTGQFSFQRPLFVLADRNVDLATPLHHTWTYQALIHDVLDFHLNRVSVDESQGSEASPAGARPKKKNKKSYDLTGADKFWQKHKGSPFPEVAEAVQEELDTYRAQEDEVKRLKSIMGLEGEDDGAISMLSDNTAKLTSAVSSLPELLEKKRLIDLHTNVATAVLDHIKSRKLDVYFEYEEKLMSKSTLDKSLLDIISDPDAGTAEDKMRLFLIYYITSQQPPSEADLEQYKKALVDATCDLSSLNYIKQWKAFTKMAATPANYGSSGVKPMGLFSRVMNTGSQFVMEGVKNLVLKQHNLPVTRILDNLMEMKSNPETDDYRYFDPKMLRGSESSIPRNKNPFQEAIVFVVGGGNYIEYQNLVDYTKARQGKRVLYGCSELFNAAQFMKQLSQLGQK from the exons ATGGCGGCCTCCATCCGGGAAAAACAGACAG CTGCTCTGAAGCGAATGCTCAACTTCAATGCCCCACCATTGAAAAACACAACAGCTGAGCCGGTATGGAAG GTTCTTATTTACGATCGCTTCGGCCAAGACATTATATCTCCCCTGCTGTCTGTGAAAGAGTTACGGGACATGGGCATCACTCTGCACCT CTTGTTGCACTCAGATCGCGACCCCATTCCAGATGTTCCTGCCATTTACTTTGTAATGCCCACAGAGGAGAACATTGACAGGATATGTCAA GATCTCCGAAACCAACTATACGAGTCCTACTATTTGAACTTCATCTCTGCAATCTCCAGAAGCAAGTTGGAGGACATAGCAAGTGCTGCTCTAGCAGCTAATGCTGTAAACCTGGTGACCAAA GTATTTGATCAGTATTTGAACTTCATCACACTTGAAGATGATATGTTCATTCTCTGCAACCAAAACAAAGAACACATCTCCTACCACG CAATCAATAAACCAGATATCATGGACACAGACATGGAGGCCATAATGGACACAATAGTGGATAGTCTCTTCTGCTTTTTTGTCACTCTTG GTGCTGTCCCAATAATCCGATGTCCAAGAGGGAATGCTGCCGAAATGGTAGCCGTG aaactTGACAAGAAACTGAGAGAGAATCTGCGAGACGCTCGTAACAGCCTGTTCACCGGAGACACCATGGGCACTGGCCAGTTCAG TTTTCAGAGGCCACTGTTTGTTCTTGCCGATCGTAACGTGGATCTAGCGACTCCTCTCCACCACACATGGACGTATCAGGCTCTTATTCATGATGTGCTG GACTTCCACCTGAACCGGGTCAGTGTGGATGAGTCTCAAGGGTCAGAGGCCAGCCCAGCTGGAGCAcgaccaaaaaagaaaaacaagaagaGCTATGATCTGACTGGTGCTGACAAATTTTGGCAAAAACACAAAGGAAG TCCATTTCCTGAGGTTGCAGAAGCCGTACAGGAGGAACTAGATACATATCGAGCCCAAGAGGATGAGGTTAAACGCCTTAAGAGTATCATG GGCTTAGAAGGGGAAGATGACGGAGCCATTAGTATGTTGTCAGATAACACTGCCAAACTTACCTCAGCCGTCAG TTCTCTTCCTGAGCTCCTGGAAAAGAAGAGACTGATTGACCTCCACACCAACGTTGCCACAGCAGTTTTGGACCACATCAAG AGCCGTAAGCTTGATGTGTACTTCGAGTATGAGGAGAAACTCATGAGCAAATCCACACTCGATAAATCCCTGCTGGACATTATCAGTGATCCTGATG CTGGAACAGCAGAAGATAAGATGAGGCTGTTTCTGATCTACTACATCACTTCCCAGCAGCCCCCATCTGAG GCTGATCTTGAACAGTACAAGAAAGCCTTGGTTGATGCAACCTGCGACTTATCCTCACTTAACTACATTAAGCAGTGGAA AGCTTTCACCAAGATGGCTGCAACACCAGCCAATTACGGGAGCAGTGGAGTGAAACCAATGGG ACTGTTCTCGAGGGTGATGAACACTGGCTCCCAATTTGTGATGGAGGGGGTGAAAAATCTGGTCCTGAAGCAGCAT AACTTGCCGGTTACTCGCATCTTGGACAACTTGATGGAAATGAAGTCAAACCCG GAGACGGATGATTACAGATACTTTGATCCCAAGATGCTTCGCGGAAGCGAGAG CTCCATTCCAAGGAACAAGAACCCCTTTCAAGAG GCCATCGTCTTTGTCGTTGGTGGGGGCAATTACATAGAGTATCAAAATCTTGTTGACTACACAAAG GCCCGGCAAGGGAAGCGGGTTCTTTATGGCTGTAGTGAGCTTTTCAATGCAGCCCAGTTCATGAAACAG CTCTCCCAGCTTGGTCAGAAATAG
- the g2e3 gene encoding G2/M phase-specific E3 ubiquitin-protein ligase → MKAMKEESTEIKQIHDDKDLICSLCKRCDNIPEKYGEKITLQQHNLTVHYFCLLMSSGICQRGEEDEDVHGFLVNDIKKEIRRSSRLRCMNCKKVGASVGCSIKSCRQMVHMPCGLEQEFIFQFTDLFPSFCKKHAPSQSCVSSPSLPLSCSVCLEPIEPVLSYNVLKCPACHGSWFHRNCVQHYAHSAAMFFFKCTLCNNKDQFQQEMLRMGIYIPERDAAWELEENAYEDLLQVYQHCDAVKCRSHKGRKYSSQSGYFEIVRCKLCGSRGTHRKCSNLKLYESDWICADCKAAVEGKKSMPLPNHVESPLAIRQERKRLFKNISDIHSSLISKRQCVPATSPEVLMDLAHQISQQQSTEVLVEDDDGVMEAALRVLRQSDFNPYCTLSVKFSKDKHSNNIRNQRRFLRCLVSKLQMSEIFEGPDGSKNLALNSKALRDDLYFEVGSLLTLSLVHGGPPVGFFSPALYHSLFNYPTNYRPTLQDLGDTAFAHKIRQIAEAKSMKELRQAMQSASQYLEAAGCWRRISKLSEKDMLVEDVLNFYLIIRLQLPLQRFREGLRTLGMFEQVQMCTEAFHSVFCGPVERLTAESVMELFTVRFSEEKEQQEKENTTVHFWKKYLHECETGRCAASLEDLLTFATATDLVPSIGFHPTPSISFFSSPDPSCAFPQSHCDASHLFLPILPSYELFKKHLDYTVCQFSIMQDI, encoded by the exons ATGAAAGCGATGAAAGAGGAGAGTACCGAAATAAAACAGATTCACGACGACAAAGACCTCA TCTGCAGTCTTTGTAAGAGATGTGACAACATTCCAGAGAAGTACGGAGAGAAGATCACCCTTCAGCAGCACAACCTGACAGTCCACTATTTCTGTTTG TTGATGTCTAGTGGAATATGTCAGAGAGGGGAGGAGGATGAAGACGTTCATGGTTTTCTCGTGAATGACATAAAAAAGGAGATCCGCAGATCTTCAAGGCTG AGGTGCATGAATTGCAAAAAGGTTGGTGCTTCGGTGGGGTGCTCCATCAAAAGTTGTCGACAAATGGTCCACATGCCTTGTGGATTAGAGCAGGAGTTTATTTTCCAGTTCACAGACTTGTTTCC GTCTTTTTGTAAAAAGCATGCGCCTAGTCAGTCCTGCGTCTCCAGCCCCAGTCTGCCCCTCTCTTGCTCTGTCTGTCTGGAGCCCATCGAACCCGTCCTATCCTACAATGTCCTCAAGTGTCCTGCGTGTCATGGCAGCTGGTTTCACAGAAACTGTGTACAG CATTATGCACACAGCGCTGCCATGTTTTTCTTCAAATGCACACTGTGCAATAACAAGGACCAGTTTCAGCAGGAAATGCTCAGAATGGGAATATATATACCAGAGCG GGATGCAGCATGGGAACTTGAAGAGAATGCATATGAAGATTTATTGCAAGTGTACCAGCACTGTGATGCTGTGAAGTGTCGCAGTCACAAAGGTCGTAAATACAGCTCACAGTCAGG GTATTTTGAAATTGTTCGTTGCAAGCTGTGTGGATCCAGGGGAACTCATCGGAAATGTTCCAACCTTAAGCTTTACGAAAGCGACTGGATCTGTGCTGACTGTAAAGCTGCCGTTGAGGGAAAAA AGTCAATGCCATTGCCAAACCATGTTGAATCCCCACTGGCTATTAGGCAAGAGAGGAAGAGGCTGTTTAAAAACATCTCTGACATTCACTCTTCACTCATCAGTAAAAG GCAATGTGTGCCTGCCACTTCTCCAGAGGTCTTAATGGATCTGGCCCATCAGATATCACAGCAGCAGTCTACAGAGGTGCTAGTGGAAGATGATGATGGGGTGATGGAAGCAGCTCTGCGGGTTCTGCGGCAAAGTGATTTTAATCCCTACTGCACACTTTCTGTGAAATTCTCCAAAGACAAACATAGCAACAACATTAGGAATCAGCGTCGCTTCCTCAGATGTCTTGTTTCGAAACTGCAGATGTCTGAAATCTTTGAGGGCCCTGATGgatctaaaaacttggctctgAACTCAAAAG CTCTGAGGGATGATCTCTACTTCGAAGTCGGCAGTCTGTTGACCCTCTCTTTGGTTCATGGAGGTCCTCCTGTGGGCTTCTTCTCTCCAGCACTGTACCATAGTCTGTTTAACTACCCCACAAATTACAGACCTACTTTACAAGACCTTGGAGACACTGCTTTTGCACACAAAATCAGACAG atTGCAGAAGCAAAGTCAATGAAGGAGCTGAGACAAGCAATGCAGTCAGCGTCACAGTATTTGGAAGCAGCAGGTTGCTGGCGAAGGATCAGCAAACTCTCAGAGAAGGACATGCTGGTGGAGGATGTACTAAATTTCTACCTGATCATCAGACTACAGCTGCCTCTGCAGAG ATTTCGTGAAGGTTTGAGGACACTAGGAATGTTTGAGCAGGTTCAGATGTGTACAGAGGCTTTCCATTCAGTCTTCTGTGGGCCTGTGGAAAGACTGACGGCCGAATCTGTCATGGAGCTCTTTACCGTCCGGTTTTCAGAAGAAAAAGAGCAACAAGAAAAAGAGAACACAACAGTACACTTTTGGAAAAAGTATCTGCATGAGTGTGAAA CGGGTCGGTGTGCAGCATCACTTGAGGACCTCCTAACATTCGCCACTGCTACAGATTTGGTACCATCCATTGGATTCCATCCCACTCCGTCTATTTCATTCTTCAGCTCACCAGACCCCTCATGTGCCTTTCCTCAGAGCCACTGTGATGCCAGTCATCTCTTTCTGCCAATACTACCCTCATATGAGCTCTTCAAAAAACACTTGGATTACACAGTGTGTCAGTTCTCCATTATGCAGGACATTTAA